Proteins encoded within one genomic window of Desulfovibrio sp. X2:
- the carB gene encoding carbamoyl-phosphate synthase large subunit: MPKRTDIKKIMLIGSGPIVIGQACEFDYSGTQAIKALKEEGYEVVLINSNPATIMTDPELADKTYIEPITPEAVVKILEKERPDALLPTLGGQTGLNTALAVAESGALERLGVELIGASQEAIRKAESRQEFREAMENIGLAVPQSGIAHTMDDVRRLGHEIDFPLIVRPAYTLGGTGGGVAYNMEDLEEIAQRGLDASMKSEVMIERSVLGWKEFELEVMRDRTGNCVIICSIENVDAMGVHTGDSVTVAPAQTLTDVEYQKMRDAAIAIMNEIGVDTGGSNVQFAVNPENGEMVIIEMNPRVSRSSALASKATGFPIAKIAAKLAVGYTLDEIPNDITRETMASFEPTIDYCVVKIPRFTFEKFAGSKDELTTAMKSVGETMAIGRTFKEALQKGLRGLEIGMPGLGKDFDEPTCDREALLASLRKPNSRRLFAVRQAMRCGFSDDEIYAATAIDPWFLRQMREIVAMEERLKEFGLSESISPDNPKLPALLAEAKAMGFSDRQLATLWKWASHDLRRLRKTLGVEPTYYLVDTCAAEFEAYTPYYYSTYEKGNEMTPEEGRKVVILGGGPNRIGQGIEFDYCCCHSSFALREMGIRSIMVNSNPETVSTDYDTSDRLYFEPLTYEDVLNIIEFEKPEGVIVQFGGQTPLNLAVPLMRAGVPILGTSPDAIDRAEDRERFKALLEKLELLQPANGIAKSLDEALAIARGIGYPVVVRPSYVLGGRAMEIVYDDAELENYFRENVVASPEHPILVDKFLENAIEVDVDALSDGEETYVAGIMEHIEEAGIHSGDSACVIPPHTIPAELQDEIRRQTKALARELGVVGLMNIQFAIKDGQVFILEVNPRASRTSPFVSKATGVPLAKLATQVMMGRKLKELDPWAMRKSGHISVKESVFPFNRFPGVDILLGPEMRSTGEVMGIDNEFGLAFMKSQYAAGQRLPTEGTLFISVNDRDKEAALKPVRLFRDMGFKIVATSGTAAFLSGHGITAEPVLKVYEGRPNICDLIKNRRIDMVINTASGKKTINDSRELRQTTLLYGIPYTTTISGAWAMAQAVKALRDSGMSVQSLQEYYKG; encoded by the coding sequence ATGCCCAAACGCACCGACATCAAAAAGATCATGCTGATCGGCTCCGGCCCGATCGTCATCGGCCAGGCCTGCGAATTCGACTACTCCGGAACTCAGGCCATCAAGGCGCTGAAGGAGGAGGGGTACGAGGTCGTGCTCATCAACTCCAACCCGGCCACGATCATGACCGACCCGGAGTTGGCGGACAAGACCTACATCGAGCCGATCACGCCCGAAGCGGTGGTGAAGATCCTCGAGAAGGAGCGTCCCGACGCGCTGCTGCCCACCCTCGGCGGGCAGACCGGCCTGAACACGGCCCTGGCCGTGGCCGAGTCCGGCGCGCTCGAGCGCCTGGGCGTGGAGCTCATCGGCGCCTCGCAGGAGGCCATCCGCAAGGCCGAGTCCCGCCAGGAGTTCCGCGAGGCCATGGAAAACATCGGCCTCGCCGTGCCCCAGTCCGGCATCGCCCACACCATGGACGACGTACGCCGCCTGGGACACGAGATCGACTTTCCCCTCATCGTCCGCCCGGCCTACACGCTCGGCGGCACGGGCGGCGGCGTGGCCTACAACATGGAGGACCTCGAGGAGATCGCCCAGCGCGGCCTCGACGCCTCCATGAAGTCCGAGGTCATGATCGAGCGCTCGGTGCTCGGCTGGAAGGAGTTCGAGCTCGAGGTCATGCGCGACCGCACCGGGAACTGCGTGATCATCTGCTCCATCGAGAACGTGGACGCCATGGGCGTGCACACGGGCGACTCCGTGACCGTGGCCCCGGCCCAGACCCTGACCGACGTCGAGTATCAGAAGATGCGCGACGCGGCCATCGCCATCATGAACGAGATCGGCGTGGATACGGGCGGCTCCAACGTGCAGTTCGCGGTCAACCCGGAGAACGGGGAGATGGTCATCATCGAGATGAACCCCCGCGTCTCCCGCTCCTCGGCCCTGGCCTCCAAGGCCACCGGCTTCCCCATCGCCAAGATCGCCGCCAAGCTCGCCGTGGGCTACACCCTGGACGAGATCCCCAACGACATCACGCGCGAGACCATGGCCTCCTTCGAGCCGACCATCGACTACTGCGTGGTCAAGATCCCGCGCTTCACCTTCGAGAAGTTCGCCGGTTCCAAGGACGAGCTGACCACGGCCATGAAGAGCGTGGGCGAGACCATGGCCATCGGCCGGACCTTCAAGGAGGCCCTGCAGAAGGGCCTGCGCGGCCTGGAGATCGGCATGCCGGGCCTGGGCAAGGACTTCGACGAGCCGACCTGCGACCGCGAGGCGCTGCTCGCCAGCCTGCGCAAGCCCAACTCGCGCCGCCTCTTCGCCGTGCGCCAGGCCATGCGCTGCGGCTTCTCGGATGACGAGATCTACGCCGCCACCGCCATCGACCCCTGGTTCCTGCGCCAGATGCGCGAGATCGTGGCCATGGAGGAGCGGCTGAAGGAATTCGGCCTTTCCGAGTCCATCTCGCCCGACAACCCGAAGCTTCCGGCCCTGCTGGCCGAGGCCAAGGCCATGGGCTTCTCCGACCGCCAGCTGGCCACCCTCTGGAAGTGGGCCAGCCACGATCTGCGCCGCCTGCGCAAGACGCTCGGCGTGGAGCCCACCTACTACCTGGTGGACACCTGCGCCGCGGAGTTCGAGGCCTACACGCCCTACTACTACTCGACCTACGAGAAGGGCAACGAGATGACGCCGGAGGAGGGCCGCAAGGTCGTCATCCTCGGCGGCGGCCCCAACCGCATCGGCCAGGGCATCGAGTTCGACTACTGCTGCTGCCACTCCTCCTTCGCCCTGCGCGAGATGGGCATCCGCTCCATCATGGTCAACTCGAACCCCGAGACCGTGTCCACCGACTACGACACGTCCGACCGGCTCTACTTCGAGCCCCTGACCTACGAGGACGTGCTGAACATCATCGAGTTCGAGAAGCCCGAGGGCGTGATCGTCCAGTTCGGCGGCCAGACGCCGCTGAACCTAGCCGTGCCGCTCATGCGCGCCGGGGTGCCCATCCTCGGCACCTCGCCGGACGCCATCGACCGCGCCGAGGACCGCGAGCGCTTCAAGGCGCTGCTCGAGAAGCTCGAGCTGCTCCAGCCGGCCAACGGCATCGCGAAGTCCCTCGACGAGGCCCTGGCGATCGCGCGGGGCATCGGCTACCCCGTTGTCGTGCGCCCCTCCTACGTGCTCGGCGGCCGGGCCATGGAGATCGTCTACGACGATGCGGAGCTCGAGAACTACTTCCGCGAGAACGTGGTCGCCTCGCCCGAGCACCCCATCCTGGTGGACAAGTTCCTGGAGAACGCCATCGAGGTGGACGTGGACGCGCTGTCCGACGGCGAGGAGACCTACGTCGCGGGCATCATGGAGCACATCGAGGAGGCGGGCATCCACTCCGGCGACTCCGCCTGCGTCATCCCGCCGCACACCATCCCGGCCGAGCTGCAGGACGAGATCAGGCGCCAGACCAAGGCCCTGGCCAGGGAGCTCGGCGTGGTGGGCCTCATGAACATCCAGTTCGCCATCAAGGACGGACAGGTGTTCATCCTCGAGGTCAACCCGCGCGCCTCGCGCACCTCGCCCTTCGTCTCCAAGGCCACGGGCGTGCCCCTGGCCAAGCTGGCCACCCAGGTCATGATGGGCAGAAAGCTCAAGGAGCTCGACCCCTGGGCCATGCGCAAGTCCGGCCACATCTCGGTCAAGGAGTCGGTCTTCCCGTTCAACCGCTTCCCGGGCGTGGACATCCTGCTCGGACCCGAGATGCGCTCCACCGGCGAGGTCATGGGCATCGACAACGAGTTCGGCCTGGCCTTCATGAAGTCGCAGTACGCGGCCGGCCAGCGCCTGCCCACCGAGGGCACGCTCTTCATCTCGGTCAACGACCGCGACAAGGAAGCGGCGCTGAAGCCCGTGCGCCTGTTCCGGGACATGGGCTTCAAGATCGTGGCCACCAGCGGCACGGCAGCCTTCCTCTCGGGCCACGGCATCACGGCCGAGCCCGTGCTCAAGGTCTACGAGGGCAGGCCCAACATCTGCGACCTGATCAAGAACCGCCGCATCGACATGGTCATCAACACCGCGAGCGGCAAGAAGACGATCAACGATTCCCGCGAGCTGCGCCAGACGACGCTGCTCTACGGCATCCCCTACACCACGACCATCTCCGGCGCCTGGGCCATGGCCCAGGCAGTGAAGGCGCTGCGCGACTCCGGCATGTCCGTGCAGAGCCTGCAGGAATACTACAAGGGCTAG
- a CDS encoding DMT family transporter, giving the protein MLLYAKLIVSMFIWGGTWVAGRVVAREMAPFSAALLRFLFASLFLVIVQMRVEKRFRLPARNEVLPLFLLGLTGIFFYNACFFSALRTVEAGRAALVIASIPACVALGDYLFLGARLSFSRLCGIPVSLLGVALILSDFRLGALFSGGAGVGELYLLGCVTAWAAYTLLGRRCVQSMSPLFSVTWSCLFGSLLLLPCAVGEGLLGRLPSVSFTAWGNLAFLGVMATGVAFCWYYEAIKALGASRAGVFINLVPVAAIALGVFILGEHVSLSLVVGGATVLCGVFLTNRPQRSIPAKA; this is encoded by the coding sequence ATGCTGCTCTACGCCAAGCTCATAGTCTCCATGTTCATCTGGGGCGGCACCTGGGTCGCCGGGCGCGTCGTGGCACGTGAGATGGCGCCCTTTTCGGCGGCCCTCCTGCGCTTCCTCTTCGCCTCGCTCTTCCTCGTGATCGTGCAGATGCGCGTGGAGAAACGCTTCCGCCTGCCCGCGCGAAACGAGGTCCTGCCGCTCTTCCTGCTCGGGCTCACGGGCATATTCTTCTACAACGCCTGCTTCTTCTCGGCCCTGCGCACCGTGGAGGCCGGACGGGCGGCCCTGGTCATCGCCTCCATCCCGGCCTGCGTGGCCCTGGGCGACTATCTCTTCCTCGGGGCGCGTCTCTCGTTTTCACGGCTGTGCGGCATTCCGGTCTCGCTTCTCGGCGTGGCGCTCATCCTCTCGGACTTCCGCCTCGGCGCGCTCTTTTCCGGCGGCGCTGGCGTGGGCGAGCTCTATCTGCTCGGCTGCGTCACGGCCTGGGCGGCCTACACCCTGCTCGGCAGGCGCTGCGTGCAGAGCATGTCGCCGCTCTTTTCCGTGACCTGGTCGTGCCTCTTCGGCTCGCTCCTGCTCCTGCCCTGCGCCGTGGGCGAGGGACTGCTGGGGCGGCTGCCCTCGGTCAGCTTCACGGCCTGGGGCAACCTCGCCTTCCTCGGGGTCATGGCCACGGGCGTGGCCTTCTGCTGGTACTACGAGGCCATCAAGGCCCTGGGCGCCAGCCGGGCGGGGGTGTTCATCAACCTCGTGCCAGTGGCAGCCATCGCGCTCGGCGTCTTCATCTTGGGCGAGCACGTCTCCCTCTCCCTGGTCGTGGGCGGCGCCACGGTGCTGTGCGGCGTCTTCCTGACCAACCGGCCGCAGCGCTCCATTCCCGCAAAAGCCTGA
- a CDS encoding HAD family acid phosphatase encodes MRTHSRSTDFRFALRAVLPLLLLTLPLTGCARPVPNLWETRRAIEEYHDSGRYEADVRAAADAARAYMESRLAEGAARPALVLDVDETSLSEFAFSRSRGFCYDKAAFDAEEREARLPAVAPVRDLASWAAGRGIAVFFVTGRPDALCPATRENLANAGFPEPAGVRCRPAGVPHSPAEAWKSSARKAIEAEGYDILVTMGDQESDLSGGFAERGFKLPNHVYFIP; translated from the coding sequence ATGCGCACGCATTCCCGCAGCACCGACTTCCGGTTCGCCCTCCGGGCGGTCCTTCCGCTTCTCCTGCTGACCCTGCCGCTCACGGGCTGCGCACGGCCGGTGCCCAACCTCTGGGAGACGCGCCGGGCCATCGAGGAATATCACGACAGCGGCCGCTACGAGGCGGACGTGCGCGCGGCGGCGGACGCGGCGCGCGCCTACATGGAGAGCCGCCTCGCCGAGGGCGCGGCGCGGCCCGCCCTGGTCCTGGACGTGGACGAGACCTCGCTCTCCGAGTTCGCCTTCTCCCGTTCGCGAGGCTTCTGCTACGACAAGGCTGCCTTCGACGCCGAGGAGCGCGAGGCGCGCCTGCCCGCCGTGGCTCCGGTGCGCGACCTGGCGAGCTGGGCCGCGGGGCGGGGCATCGCGGTCTTCTTCGTTACCGGCAGGCCGGACGCCCTGTGCCCGGCCACGCGGGAGAACCTGGCCAATGCCGGATTCCCGGAACCCGCGGGCGTGCGCTGTCGTCCGGCCGGTGTGCCCCACTCTCCGGCGGAAGCGTGGAAGAGCTCCGCGCGCAAGGCCATAGAGGCCGAGGGCTACGACATCCTGGTGACCATGGGGGACCAGGAGAGCGATCTTTCGGGCGGATTCGCCGAGCGCGGCTTCAAGCTGCCCAACCACGTCTACTTCATCCCCTGA
- a CDS encoding C-GCAxxG-C-C family protein: protein MSDVADRATGYWRSGWLCAESVSKALAEALGPDEDPEGLVDGPHLPRAASGFCSGLARTGGMCGALSGAVLVIGLARGRSSLRDSLDIPYALVQELREAFLAEFGSDNCAELTGCRLDTAEGQKTYKERGLRDALCPRLIAFAAERGLTLLRE from the coding sequence GTGAGCGACGTTGCCGATAGGGCGACCGGCTACTGGCGGAGCGGCTGGCTCTGCGCCGAGAGCGTGAGCAAGGCCCTGGCCGAGGCGCTCGGGCCCGACGAGGACCCCGAAGGGCTGGTCGACGGTCCCCATCTGCCGCGCGCGGCCTCGGGCTTCTGCTCCGGCCTCGCGCGCACCGGCGGCATGTGCGGCGCCCTTTCCGGGGCCGTGCTGGTCATCGGCCTCGCGCGCGGCCGCAGCTCCCTGCGCGACTCCCTCGACATTCCCTACGCTTTGGTCCAGGAACTGCGCGAGGCCTTCCTCGCCGAGTTCGGCAGCGACAATTGCGCCGAACTCACCGGCTGCCGCCTCGACACGGCCGAGGGGCAGAAAACCTACAAGGAGCGGGGGCTGCGCGATGCCCTCTGCCCGCGTCTCATCGCCTTCGCGGCCGAGCGCGGCCTGACCCTTCTGCGCGAATAG
- a CDS encoding DMT family transporter — translation MLLYAKLLVSMLIWGGTWVSGRVVAREVTPFSAAFLRYVFASLVLVMVLMRTEKRFRLPARNEILPLFLLGLTGIFLYNTCFFAALHTEEAGRAALISASIPAFVALGDFLFLGARLSPSRLLGIPVSLFGVALILSHFHLATLFTSGSELGMGDVYLLACALSWAAYTILGKRCVECMTPLFSVTWACLFGSLLLLPCALVEGVVTKIPLVSSTAWGNLLFLGVVATGLAFCWYYEALKGIGASRAGVFINLVPVAAIILGVLILGEHVSLSLLVGGATVLFGVFLTNRPQRAPRIRARAAA, via the coding sequence ATGCTCCTCTACGCAAAGCTCCTCGTCTCCATGCTCATCTGGGGCGGCACCTGGGTCTCGGGCCGCGTGGTCGCGCGGGAGGTGACGCCGTTCTCCGCGGCCTTCCTGCGCTACGTCTTCGCCTCGCTCGTGCTGGTCATGGTCCTCATGCGCACGGAGAAGCGCTTCCGCCTGCCCGCGCGAAACGAGATCCTGCCGCTCTTCCTGCTCGGGCTCACCGGCATCTTCCTCTACAACACCTGCTTCTTCGCGGCCCTGCACACCGAGGAGGCGGGCCGCGCGGCCCTCATATCCGCCTCCATCCCGGCATTCGTGGCCCTGGGCGACTTCCTCTTCCTCGGCGCGCGGCTCTCGCCCTCGCGGCTGCTGGGCATCCCGGTCTCCCTCTTCGGCGTGGCCCTCATCCTCTCCCATTTCCACCTCGCCACGCTCTTCACCTCGGGCTCGGAGCTCGGCATGGGTGACGTCTACCTCCTGGCCTGCGCGCTGTCCTGGGCGGCCTACACGATCCTCGGCAAGCGCTGCGTGGAATGCATGACCCCGCTTTTCTCCGTTACCTGGGCCTGCCTCTTCGGCTCGCTCCTGCTCCTGCCCTGCGCCCTGGTCGAGGGAGTGGTCACGAAGATCCCTCTCGTGAGCTCCACGGCCTGGGGCAACCTGCTCTTCCTCGGCGTGGTGGCCACGGGGCTCGCCTTCTGCTGGTACTACGAGGCCCTGAAGGGTATCGGCGCCAGCCGGGCCGGGGTCTTCATCAACCTCGTGCCCGTGGCGGCCATCATTCTCGGCGTCCTCATCCTGGGCGAGCACGTCTCCCTGTCCCTGCTCGTGGGCGGAGCCACGGTGCTCTTCGGCGTCTTTCTCACCAACCGGCCGCAGCGCGCCCCGAGGATCAGGGCGCGGGCAGCGGCATGA
- a CDS encoding SIS domain-containing protein, with the protein MACECRDWGELGREVVAIEIEGLSGVAERLDGTFSQAVELLAACQGRVVVTGIGKSGLVGRKIAATFSSTGTPAYFLHPVEGAHGDLGIIRPGDVVLAISNSGETDELNAIIPTLKSLGVSVIAMTGRADSTLACMADLVLDSGVPREACPHNLAPTASTTAQLALGDALAVCLIERKEFREEDFQRCHPGGALGRRLSQPVTTVMHADGLPVAAAAAPLSEALRVMNEGKLGFLAVTGEGGRLEGVFTDGDVRRLAAASALDLAAPVESVMTRGGLRLTATQTAAEAMDLMETREVTVLPIVDCEDRLVGMVHLHDLLGKGSFRFSA; encoded by the coding sequence ATGGCATGCGAATGTCGTGACTGGGGAGAGCTCGGCCGTGAGGTCGTGGCCATCGAGATCGAGGGGCTTTCCGGCGTGGCCGAACGGCTGGACGGGACCTTCTCCCAGGCCGTGGAGCTGCTCGCCGCCTGCCAGGGCCGCGTGGTGGTCACGGGCATCGGCAAGTCCGGCCTCGTGGGCCGCAAGATAGCGGCCACCTTCTCGAGCACCGGCACCCCGGCCTACTTCCTCCATCCCGTGGAGGGCGCGCACGGCGACCTCGGCATCATCCGCCCGGGCGACGTGGTGCTCGCCATCTCCAACTCGGGCGAGACCGACGAGCTGAACGCCATCATCCCGACCCTCAAGTCGCTCGGCGTCAGTGTCATCGCCATGACCGGGCGGGCGGATTCGACGCTCGCCTGCATGGCCGACCTGGTGCTCGACTCCGGCGTGCCGCGCGAGGCCTGTCCGCACAACCTGGCGCCCACGGCCAGCACCACGGCCCAGCTCGCCCTGGGCGACGCGCTGGCCGTCTGCCTCATCGAGCGCAAGGAATTCCGCGAGGAGGACTTCCAGCGCTGCCACCCGGGCGGGGCGCTCGGCAGGCGCCTCTCGCAGCCGGTGACGACCGTCATGCACGCCGACGGGCTGCCCGTGGCGGCGGCCGCCGCGCCGCTTTCCGAGGCCCTGCGCGTCATGAACGAGGGAAAGCTCGGCTTCCTGGCCGTGACAGGGGAGGGCGGGCGCCTCGAGGGCGTGTTCACGGACGGCGACGTGCGCCGTCTGGCCGCGGCATCGGCGCTCGATCTCGCCGCGCCCGTGGAGAGCGTGATGACCCGGGGCGGGCTCAGGCTCACGGCCACGCAGACCGCGGCCGAGGCCATGGACCTCATGGAGACGCGCGAGGTCACCGTGCTGCCCATCGTGGACTGCGAGGACCGGCTGGTGGGCATGGTCCACCTGCACGACCTCCTGGGCAAGGGAAGCTTCCGTTTCTCCGCCTGA
- the purF gene encoding amidophosphoribosyltransferase, producing the protein MSKKDYCGLFAIYNHDEAARLAYFGLYAQQHRGQESAGIVTWDGENIREHKGMGLVHDVFTERHLGKELKGRIAVGHVRYSTTGASLIRNAQPFLVRFGNTQLAIAHNGNLVNTVELRRELEATGSIFQTTMDSEIFVHLIARHLRDGGVEQAVAKACARVRGAYSLLILVNNKLIAVRDPHGFRPLALGRVNDAHVLASETCAFDLLEAEYIRSIEPGEMLVIENKCVTSIPAAESIPTRQCIFEHVYFARPDSTVFGEVVYENRKRMGQILAEESTPDVDFVMPFPDSGIYATVGYAQTSGLPLEMCMIRNHYVGRTFIQPSQTMRDYSTRIKINPVRSMIKGKRICIVDDSIVRGTTIRSRVKKLRELGAREVHMRVCCPPIRFPCFYGIDFSSKGELIAANNTVEEIERFIGLDSLHYLSIEGLLKSVHAKDSWCMACFNGDYPIDVSPETNKSCLENEVALSW; encoded by the coding sequence ATGAGCAAGAAGGATTACTGCGGTCTCTTCGCCATCTACAACCACGACGAGGCCGCCCGCCTGGCCTATTTCGGCCTCTACGCCCAGCAGCACAGGGGCCAGGAGTCCGCGGGCATCGTCACCTGGGACGGAGAGAACATCCGCGAGCACAAGGGCATGGGGCTGGTGCACGACGTCTTCACCGAGCGCCACCTGGGCAAGGAGCTCAAGGGACGCATCGCCGTGGGACACGTGCGCTACTCCACCACCGGCGCCTCGCTCATCCGCAACGCCCAGCCCTTCCTGGTGCGCTTCGGCAACACGCAGCTCGCCATCGCCCACAACGGCAACCTGGTGAACACCGTGGAGCTTCGGCGCGAGCTCGAGGCCACCGGCTCCATCTTCCAGACGACCATGGATTCGGAGATCTTCGTGCACCTCATCGCGCGCCACCTGCGCGACGGCGGGGTGGAGCAGGCCGTGGCCAAGGCCTGCGCCCGCGTGCGCGGCGCCTACTCGCTCCTCATCCTGGTGAACAACAAGCTGATCGCGGTGCGCGACCCCCACGGCTTCCGCCCGCTCGCGCTCGGCCGGGTCAACGACGCCCACGTCCTGGCCTCCGAGACCTGCGCCTTCGACCTGCTGGAGGCCGAGTACATCCGCTCCATCGAGCCGGGCGAGATGCTGGTCATCGAGAACAAGTGCGTGACCTCGATCCCGGCCGCCGAGAGCATTCCCACGCGCCAGTGCATCTTCGAGCACGTCTACTTCGCGCGGCCGGATTCCACCGTCTTCGGCGAGGTGGTCTACGAGAACAGGAAGCGCATGGGCCAGATCCTGGCCGAGGAATCCACCCCGGACGTGGACTTCGTCATGCCGTTCCCGGACTCCGGCATCTACGCCACCGTGGGCTACGCCCAGACCTCGGGGCTGCCGCTCGAGATGTGCATGATCCGCAACCACTACGTGGGCCGCACCTTCATCCAGCCCTCGCAGACCATGCGGGACTACTCCACGCGCATCAAGATCAACCCCGTGCGCAGCATGATCAAGGGCAAGCGCATCTGCATCGTGGACGACTCCATCGTGCGCGGCACCACCATCCGCTCGCGCGTCAAGAAGCTGCGCGAGCTCGGCGCCCGCGAGGTGCACATGCGCGTGTGCTGCCCGCCCATCCGCTTCCCCTGCTTCTACGGCATCGACTTCTCCTCCAAGGGCGAGCTCATCGCCGCCAACAACACGGTGGAGGAGATCGAGCGCTTCATCGGCCTCGATTCGCTCCACTACCTGAGCATCGAGGGCCTTCTCAAATCCGTGCACGCCAAGGACTCCTGGTGCATGGCCTGCTTCAACGGCGACTACCCAATCGACGTCTCGCCCGAGACCAACAAGTCCTGCCTCGAGAACGAGGTGGCCCTGTCCTGGTAG